The following are from one region of the Stigmatella ashevillena genome:
- a CDS encoding glycoside hydrolase family 65 protein: MRPEHGLFAYEGFEPAQEKLREALCTLGNGYFATRGAAPEAEADEVHYPGTYLAGGYNRLKTELAGRVVENEDLVNQPNWLPLWFRIEDGDWFNVSTVKVLAYRQVLDMERGLLLRTVSFEDSRGRRTRVDQRRFVHMRHKHLAGQELMLVPENWSGRVQVRSALDGRVVNGGVPRYQQLSSKHLRLVMAKEVDAETLLLEVETVQSRLGVAEAARTRLYVDGHRAEAQGALVQEEGFLAHEFTVEVKAHQRLGVEKVVALYSSKDPAVSEAAMEARHAVRWAPARFDELVATHVQAWTHLWNRSDLDLDVADPDGTHRALRLHIFHLLQTVSPHTLDQDAGVPARGWHGEAYRGHIFWDELFIFPFLNLRLPALTRALLRYRFRRLGRAREAAHEAGFRGAMFPWQSGSDGSEESPRVHLNPRSGRWLPDETWLQRHINAAVAYNIWQYYQATDDSEFLYFHGAEMLLELARFWASVAQWNPQLRRYEIKKVMGPDEYHTGYPDQPEPGLNNNTYTNLMAVWVLCKGLEVLRLMPKERREELLESLELEPSELAHWEDVSRKMRLVFHEDGVLSQFEGYEQLQEFDWEAYRARYGDIQRLDRILEAEGDSPNRYKLSKQADVLMLFYLLSSEELKELFERLGYPFDLEMIPKTVDYYLQRTSHGSTLSGVVHSWVLARSDRPRSWKLFIEALQSDISDVQGGTTQEGIHLGAMAGTVDLMQRAYTGIEMRGERLHFNPNLPEGMRRLKFSLRYRRHLLDVEITPETLVLVSRWDAQGPLKVAVRGAHHLLRPSETRRFHLSQKSSWEPVEGAGMRPQG, from the coding sequence ATGAGGCCCGAGCACGGGTTGTTCGCATACGAGGGCTTCGAGCCCGCGCAGGAGAAGCTGCGCGAGGCGCTGTGCACGCTGGGCAATGGTTATTTCGCCACGCGAGGGGCGGCGCCGGAGGCCGAGGCGGACGAGGTGCACTACCCAGGGACGTACCTGGCGGGTGGCTACAACCGGTTGAAGACGGAGCTGGCGGGCCGGGTGGTGGAGAACGAGGACCTGGTCAATCAGCCCAACTGGTTACCCCTCTGGTTCCGCATCGAGGACGGGGATTGGTTCAACGTGAGCACCGTGAAGGTGTTGGCTTACCGGCAGGTGCTGGACATGGAGCGGGGGCTGTTGCTGCGCACGGTGTCCTTCGAGGACTCACGGGGCCGACGCACGCGGGTGGACCAGCGGCGCTTCGTGCACATGCGGCACAAACACCTGGCGGGACAGGAACTGATGCTGGTGCCCGAGAACTGGAGCGGGCGGGTGCAGGTGCGCTCCGCGCTGGATGGGCGAGTGGTCAATGGGGGCGTGCCGCGCTACCAGCAGCTCAGCAGCAAGCACCTTCGGCTCGTGATGGCGAAGGAGGTGGACGCGGAGACGCTCCTGCTGGAGGTGGAGACGGTGCAGTCCCGCCTGGGCGTGGCGGAGGCGGCCCGGACGCGTTTGTACGTGGATGGGCACCGGGCGGAGGCACAGGGGGCCCTGGTCCAGGAGGAGGGCTTTCTCGCGCACGAGTTCACCGTGGAGGTGAAGGCGCACCAGCGGCTGGGGGTGGAGAAGGTGGTAGCGCTGTACTCGTCCAAGGATCCTGCGGTGTCCGAGGCCGCGATGGAGGCGCGGCACGCGGTGAGGTGGGCCCCCGCACGCTTCGACGAGCTGGTGGCCACGCACGTCCAGGCCTGGACGCACCTGTGGAACCGAAGCGATCTGGACCTGGACGTGGCAGATCCGGACGGGACCCACCGGGCGCTGCGGCTTCACATCTTCCATCTGCTTCAGACCGTTTCGCCGCACACCCTCGACCAGGACGCGGGCGTGCCCGCCCGGGGATGGCACGGTGAGGCGTACCGGGGTCACATCTTCTGGGATGAGCTGTTCATCTTCCCCTTCCTCAACTTGAGGCTCCCCGCCTTGACGCGGGCCCTCTTGCGCTACCGCTTCCGGCGGTTGGGGCGAGCGCGCGAGGCCGCGCACGAGGCGGGCTTCCGGGGGGCCATGTTCCCTTGGCAAAGCGGCAGTGATGGCAGTGAGGAAAGTCCCCGGGTGCACCTCAATCCGCGCTCGGGACGCTGGCTGCCGGACGAGACGTGGTTGCAGCGGCACATCAATGCCGCGGTGGCCTACAACATCTGGCAGTACTACCAGGCCACGGACGACTCCGAGTTCCTGTACTTCCACGGGGCGGAGATGCTGTTGGAGTTGGCGCGTTTCTGGGCGAGCGTGGCCCAGTGGAACCCGCAGTTGCGGCGCTACGAAATCAAGAAGGTGATGGGACCGGATGAGTACCACACGGGGTACCCGGATCAGCCCGAGCCCGGCCTGAACAACAACACCTACACGAACCTCATGGCGGTCTGGGTCCTGTGCAAGGGCTTGGAGGTGCTGCGGCTGATGCCCAAGGAGCGGCGGGAGGAGCTCCTCGAGAGCCTGGAACTGGAACCCTCAGAGCTGGCGCACTGGGAGGACGTGAGCCGAAAGATGCGGCTGGTGTTCCATGAGGACGGCGTCCTCAGCCAGTTCGAGGGTTATGAGCAGCTCCAGGAGTTCGACTGGGAGGCGTACCGCGCGCGCTACGGGGACATCCAACGGCTGGATCGCATCCTGGAGGCAGAAGGGGATTCGCCCAACCGCTACAAGCTGTCGAAGCAGGCGGATGTGTTGATGCTGTTCTACCTGCTCTCCTCTGAGGAGTTGAAGGAACTCTTCGAGCGGTTGGGGTACCCCTTCGACCTGGAGATGATCCCGAAGACGGTCGACTACTACCTCCAGCGCACCTCGCATGGCTCGACGCTGAGTGGGGTGGTGCACTCCTGGGTGCTGGCCCGCAGTGACCGGCCCCGCTCCTGGAAGCTGTTCATCGAGGCGCTGCAGAGCGACATCTCGGATGTTCAGGGGGGAACGACCCAGGAGGGCATCCACCTGGGGGCCATGGCCGGGACGGTGGATCTCATGCAGCGCGCCTATACGGGCATCGAGATGCGCGGGGAACGGTTGCACTTCAATCCCAACCTGCCGGAGGGCATGAGGCGTCTGAAGTTCTCGTTGCGTTACCGCAGGCACCTGCTGGACGTGGAGATCACCCCCGAGACGCTGGTGCTCGTCAGCCGCTGGGACGCCCAGGGGCCGCTGAAAGTGGCCGTGCGAGGCGCGCACCACCTGCTACGGCCCTCCGAAACACGCCGGTTCCACCTCTCCCAGAAGTCATCCTGGGAGCCAGTGGAAGGGGCAGGCATGCGCCCACAGGGGTGA
- a CDS encoding amino acid ABC transporter ATP-binding protein: MSEPIIRVEGLRKSFGPREVLRGIDLEVARGEVVVLIGPSGCGKSTLLRCLNYLEVPTQGRVWLRGELLGRQEKDGRLVARPEAEVDLQRTRVGMVFQRFNLFPHMTALGNVIEAPMRVKGMPRARAEALGLRLLERVELLDRKDEYPVRLSGGQQQRVAIARAMAMEPEVMLFDEATSALDPELADEVLQVMQGLAQEGMTMLVVTHEMGFAREVAHRIIVLEEGRILEQGPPSVVFTQPSQPRTREFLRKVLHAPSQGP, encoded by the coding sequence ATGAGTGAGCCCATCATCCGCGTGGAAGGCCTGCGCAAGTCGTTCGGTCCGCGCGAGGTCCTCCGGGGCATCGATCTGGAGGTGGCTCGCGGGGAGGTCGTCGTCCTGATTGGCCCCAGCGGCTGTGGCAAGTCCACGTTGTTGCGCTGCCTCAACTACCTGGAGGTGCCCACCCAGGGGCGCGTCTGGCTCCGGGGCGAGCTGCTGGGCAGGCAAGAGAAGGACGGACGGCTGGTGGCGCGTCCCGAGGCTGAAGTGGATCTTCAGCGGACCCGTGTTGGCATGGTCTTCCAGCGCTTCAACCTGTTCCCTCATATGACGGCACTGGGCAACGTCATCGAGGCGCCCATGCGGGTGAAGGGGATGCCCCGGGCACGAGCCGAAGCGCTGGGCCTGCGGTTGCTGGAGCGCGTGGAACTGCTCGACCGGAAGGACGAGTACCCGGTCCGCCTCTCGGGGGGTCAGCAGCAGCGGGTGGCCATCGCCCGGGCGATGGCCATGGAGCCGGAAGTGATGCTCTTCGATGAGGCCACTTCCGCGCTCGATCCCGAGCTGGCTGACGAGGTACTCCAGGTCATGCAAGGGCTCGCCCAGGAAGGGATGACCATGCTGGTGGTCACCCACGAGATGGGTTTCGCCCGCGAGGTGGCCCACCGCATCATCGTGCTGGAAGAGGGCCGGATCCTGGAGCAAGGCCCTCCCTCGGTGGTCTTCACCCAGCCCTCGCAGCCCCGCACCCGGGAGTTCCTGCGCAAGGTGCTGCACGCCCCTTCCCAGGGGCCTTGA
- a CDS encoding ABC transporter substrate-binding protein/permease has translation MLAEPAPAGELERIRAAGVLRVAIDATYPPMEFLENGQPVGFDVDLSRELARRLGVTAQFIVMDWDGILAGLTSGRYDIIVSSMNITPERQQQVDFIEYARLSQVFVTPRGQSIRTEQELAGHRVAVQTNTTSQRWVEGLQKRGIHVREIRPFPGATECFSAVKAGQADVIVIDEPVGLFFSRRDDTFVMTGKALDAEPIGIAIDKKAPDLTAALTRALQDIRDSGEQKRLSERWFGAELGQTVKPQGFWTFSREVVLPRVLQGLGVTLQLTLGAGGLGIAWGMLVALARISRRAVLRGMAVAYITLFRGTPLLLQLLFIFFALPIVAGIRMGPMAAGIIALSLNAAAYIAEIFRAAIESIDKGQMEAARALGMSHELAMRRVVLPQTFRRLIPPLVNELAALSKDTSLVMVIALPEMLYETKQLAGTYLRPEVYAWAAIGYLIIVAALSALAQRLERRLEARGT, from the coding sequence ATGCTCGCCGAACCGGCCCCGGCCGGAGAGCTGGAGCGAATCCGCGCCGCGGGAGTGCTTCGGGTGGCCATCGACGCCACCTACCCTCCCATGGAGTTCCTGGAGAACGGTCAGCCCGTGGGCTTTGACGTCGATCTCTCCCGGGAACTGGCCCGCCGGCTGGGCGTGACCGCGCAGTTCATCGTCATGGACTGGGACGGCATCCTCGCGGGGCTCACCTCGGGCCGCTACGACATCATCGTCTCCTCGATGAACATCACCCCCGAGCGCCAGCAGCAGGTCGACTTCATCGAGTACGCGCGCTTGTCCCAGGTCTTCGTCACCCCCCGTGGCCAGAGCATCCGCACCGAGCAAGAGCTCGCGGGCCACCGCGTCGCGGTGCAGACCAATACGACTTCCCAGCGATGGGTGGAGGGACTCCAGAAACGGGGCATCCACGTGCGGGAGATCCGCCCATTTCCAGGGGCCACCGAGTGCTTCAGCGCGGTGAAAGCGGGCCAGGCCGACGTCATCGTCATCGACGAGCCGGTCGGCCTGTTCTTCTCGCGCCGGGATGACACGTTCGTCATGACCGGCAAGGCGCTGGACGCGGAGCCCATCGGCATCGCCATCGACAAGAAAGCCCCCGACTTGACCGCCGCGCTCACCCGGGCGTTGCAGGACATCCGGGACAGTGGGGAGCAGAAACGGCTCTCCGAGCGGTGGTTCGGGGCAGAGCTGGGCCAGACCGTGAAGCCCCAGGGCTTTTGGACATTCTCCCGCGAGGTGGTGCTGCCCCGGGTGCTCCAAGGCCTCGGGGTGACGCTCCAGCTCACGCTGGGGGCCGGTGGGCTCGGCATCGCCTGGGGGATGCTCGTGGCGCTGGCACGCATCTCCCGCCGGGCGGTGCTTCGAGGGATGGCGGTGGCCTACATCACCCTGTTCCGGGGGACGCCGCTGCTGCTGCAATTGCTCTTCATCTTCTTCGCGCTGCCCATCGTCGCGGGCATCCGGATGGGACCCATGGCCGCGGGCATCATCGCGCTCTCGCTCAACGCCGCGGCCTACATCGCGGAGATCTTCCGGGCCGCCATCGAATCCATCGACAAGGGACAGATGGAAGCGGCGCGAGCACTCGGGATGAGCCACGAGCTGGCCATGCGCCGCGTCGTCCTGCCGCAGACGTTTCGCCGCCTCATCCCGCCCCTCGTGAACGAGCTGGCGGCGCTCTCCAAGGACACCTCCCTCGTCATGGTCATCGCCTTGCCGGAGATGCTCTACGAGACGAAGCAGCTCGCGGGAACGTACCTGCGTCCGGAGGTGTACGCGTGGGCGGCGATCGGCTACCTCATCATCGTGGCCGCGCTGTCGGCCCTGGCCCAACGGCTGGAGCGGCGGCTGGAGGCCCGTGGAACATGA
- a CDS encoding MbtH family protein, producing MSDEREDTTRYKVVVNHEEQYSIWPTDRENALGWKDAGKAGSKDECLAYIKEVWTDMRPLSLRKKMEEAAKKS from the coding sequence ATGAGCGACGAACGCGAAGACACCACCCGTTACAAGGTCGTGGTCAACCACGAAGAGCAGTACTCCATCTGGCCGACGGACCGCGAGAATGCCCTCGGCTGGAAAGACGCGGGCAAGGCGGGCAGCAAGGACGAGTGCCTGGCGTACATCAAGGAGGTGTGGACGGACATGCGCCCCTTGAGCCTGCGCAAAAAGATGGAGGAAGCCGCCAAGAAGTCTTAA
- a CDS encoding lysylphosphatidylglycerol synthase transmembrane domain-containing protein: MGTEVSGEVDAKEVLAAPPSLTGRKRWRWVPGFLLLAAFFLFVLTRPSEERKLGQLFLHAQPTWLLVALALQAGTYLSTAFLWKRVLLRTGIHTPVLALARLALMKLAFDQLVPSGGIGGSLVVARGLRKRGASAGAAAASVLVTTLSLYAAQAIALGASMLFLWSRHQVTDLMRWLVTAFAVVLAIVPVALLLLTRRRSRPPGAWTRRVPGLEALLRALSEVPPGLLRNPRLLAEATLCTLTVFVLDAATLVATLRAIGEQLALESALVSYLLASVAETVSILPGGVGTFEPAAVGMLSFFGVPVEAALAGVLLLRGFTLWLPLPMGLFLLKWSDSPKQHTG; this comes from the coding sequence GTGGGAACGGAGGTCTCCGGGGAAGTGGACGCGAAAGAGGTGCTTGCGGCGCCGCCGTCACTCACCGGCCGGAAGCGCTGGCGGTGGGTCCCAGGATTTCTGCTGCTGGCGGCTTTCTTTCTCTTCGTGCTCACGCGGCCCTCGGAGGAGCGCAAGCTCGGCCAGCTCTTTCTTCATGCGCAGCCCACCTGGCTGCTGGTGGCGCTGGCGCTCCAGGCGGGGACGTACCTGAGCACGGCCTTTCTCTGGAAGCGCGTGCTCTTGCGCACGGGAATCCACACGCCGGTGCTCGCCCTGGCCCGGTTGGCGCTGATGAAGCTGGCCTTTGATCAGCTCGTCCCCAGCGGTGGCATCGGGGGCTCGCTGGTGGTCGCCCGGGGATTGCGCAAGCGGGGTGCCTCCGCCGGGGCCGCCGCGGCCTCCGTGCTCGTCACCACGTTGAGCCTCTACGCGGCCCAGGCCATCGCGCTGGGCGCCAGCATGCTGTTTCTCTGGTCACGCCATCAGGTGACGGACCTGATGCGGTGGCTCGTGACCGCCTTCGCCGTCGTGCTCGCCATCGTCCCCGTGGCCCTCCTGCTGCTGACGCGCCGCCGGAGCCGCCCCCCGGGCGCATGGACCCGGCGCGTGCCGGGCCTCGAGGCGTTGCTGCGCGCCCTCTCCGAAGTCCCGCCCGGGCTGCTGCGCAACCCCCGCCTGCTCGCCGAAGCCACCCTGTGCACCCTGACCGTCTTCGTCCTCGATGCCGCGACCCTCGTCGCCACGCTCCGGGCGATTGGCGAGCAGCTCGCGTTGGAGAGTGCCCTCGTCAGCTACCTGCTCGCCTCCGTGGCGGAGACGGTGTCCATCCTTCCGGGAGGGGTGGGCACCTTCGAGCCCGCCGCCGTGGGCATGCTCAGCTTCTTCGGCGTTCCGGTGGAAGCCGCGCTTGCGGGGGTGTTGCTGCTGCGCGGTTTCACCCTCTGGCTGCCCCTGCCCATGGGGCTGTTCCTGTTGAAATGGAGTGATTCTCCCAAGCAACACACCGGCTGA
- a CDS encoding cold-shock protein translates to MATGTVKWFNDAKGFGFITQDGGGEDLFCHHTAIQTQGFRSLQEGQKVEFDVARGPKGLQAQNVRPV, encoded by the coding sequence ATGGCAACTGGTACCGTGAAGTGGTTCAACGACGCGAAGGGCTTTGGGTTCATCACGCAGGACGGCGGGGGCGAGGATCTCTTCTGCCACCACACTGCGATTCAGACCCAGGGCTTCCGCAGCCTGCAGGAAGGCCAGAAGGTGGAGTTCGACGTGGCCCGCGGCCCCAAGGGCCTCCAGGCGCAGAACGTCCGCCCGGTCTAA